The following are encoded together in the Panicum virgatum strain AP13 chromosome 6K, P.virgatum_v5, whole genome shotgun sequence genome:
- the LOC120713217 gene encoding putative F-box/LRR-repeat protein 23, which yields MGEAGTEAQHAEMLPTSRDWSALPLDVLLMVFTKLRAIDVLMGLGIVCCSWLEAAKVPCVWRSLDMANHRALGKMDDHVQCAMAKVAVDRSKGQLEVFLGSLFVTDELLKYIGDSSASLRRLGLRRCHKVSNKGFTDLITKSPLLEDLSLEFCRGICGCDIYEITGKACPQLKHFSLRHERFRFNFNYSVRDNEARGIEAMHELRSLSLVGSDVNNRGLKGIIDACPHLETLFLRDCFIFHVYDDSALQDKCARIKTFTLLQ from the exons ATGGGAGAAGCTGGGACTGAAGCCCAGCATGCCGAGATGCTGCCCACCAGCAGGGACTGGTCTGCGCTGCCCCTGGACGTCCTCTTGATGGTTTTCACAAAACTCCGTGCCATCGACGTCCTCATGGGTTTGGGCATCGTGTGCTGCTCGTGGCTGGAGGCGGCCAAGGTGCCATGTGTGTGGCGATCTTTGGACATGGCGAACCACAGGGCGCTGGGAAAGATGGATGACCATGTCCAGTGCGCAATGGCGAAGGTGGCCGTGGACCGCTCCAAGGGGCAgctggaggtgttcttggggaGCCTTTTTGTCACTGATGAGCTTCTCAAGTACATAGGGGACAG CTCAGCATCTCTGAGGAGACTCGGCCTCCGAAGATGCCACAAAGTCTCTAACAAAGGTTTCACCGATTTGATTACCAAGTCCCCTCTGTTAGAGGATCTCTCGCTTGAGTTCTGTCGAGGAATCTGCGGTTGTGACATCTATGAGATTACAGGAAAAGCATGCCCTCAGCTGAAGCATTTCAGCCTGCGCCATGAGCGCTTCAGGTTCAATTTCAACTACTCTGTGCGTGACAATGAAGCACGGGGGATAGAGGCGATGCATGAACTCCGAAGCCTCAGCCTCGTTGGCAGCGACGTGAACAACAGGGGGCTGAAAGGCATCATTGATGCCTGCCCACACCTGGAGACTCTCTTCCTTCGCGACTGCTTCATCTTCCATGTTTATGATGACAGTGCCCTGCAGGACAAGTGTGCCAGGATCAAGACATTCACGCTTCTTCAGTAG
- the LOC120711681 gene encoding F-box protein SKIP19-like, which yields MPSSSAARRRRNEAAPAAPHPEAVEHAMGPAHAAAPRLPLPAAFARKLDPAPRTAPPNPSPPEPQARHPMPPPPTSSSSSSSRCRRRRRRNRGREAEETRDWAGDWAALPLDAISAILRRLDHIEILMGPGQACRSWRRAARDHPALWRRIDMRGHPDLDRVVNLYGMARVAIRRARGQCEAFWAEYAADDDVLRLLGEEAPSLKSLRLICCQDILEFEGEIKKFPLLEELEISLFTNIGGKHVFQEVGKSCPELKHFRFNKYGFHNLGNLEDTEDDDNELKYNKDDDALGIANMHGLRSLQLFGSDFTNEGLTAILDNCRHLESFDIRHCFNIVMDDALREKCATIKTLKLPYDSMDDYDLQFEGPIWSGSGLAFGSDSDDCVYGGPDYILDSDEYDDYCDPFRYLDGVYESELGPEDRMFLKGMRMLMRDDSDRDY from the exons atgccgtcctcctccgccgctcgccgccgccgcaacgaggctgcgccggcggcgccgcatcCGGAGGCGGTCGAGCACGCGATGGGTCCCGCTCACGCAGCGGCGCCGCGGCTGCCTCTGCCCGCCGCCTTCGCGCGCAAGCTGGACCCCGCTCCGCGCACCGCTCCCCCGAACCCTAGCCCACCCGAGCCCCAGGCCCGTcacccgatgccgccgccgcccacctcgtcctcttcctcctcctccaggtgccgccgccgccgccgccgcaaccgcGGCCgcgaggcggaggagacgaggGACTGGGCGGGGGACTGGGCGGCGCTGCCTCTGGACGCGATCTCCGCCATCCTCCGCAGGCTCGACCACATCGAGATCCTCATGGGCCCCGGTCAGGCGTGCCGCTcctggcgccgcgccgcgcgcgaccACCCCGCGCTGTGGCGCCGCATCGACATGCGCGGCCACCCGGATCTCGACCGCGTCGTCAACCTCTACGGGATGGCGCGGGTCGCCATCCGCCGCGCCAGGGGGCAGTGCGAGGCCTTCTGGGCGGAGTACGCTGCCGATGACGACGTGCTCAGGCTCCTCGGCGAAGA GGCACCATCTCTAAAGAGTCTTCGCCTCATATGTTGTCAGGATATCCTTGAATTTGAAGGGGAAATTAAAAAGTTTCCTCTGCTTGAGGAGCTAGAGATTTCACTCTTCACAAATATAGGTGGGAAGCATGTGTTTCAAGAGGTTGGCAAATCATGCCCAGAGCTGAAGCACTTCAGATTTAATAAGTATGGCTTCCACAACTTGGGAAACCTTGAAGATACAGAGGATGATGATAACGAGTTGAAGTACAACAAGGATGATGATGCCCTGGGGATTGCAAATATGCATGGGTTGCGGTCTCTGCAGCTCTTTGGCAGTGACTTCACCAATGAAGGACTGACAGCCATCCTTGACAATTGCCGTCACCTGGAATCATTCGACATCCGTCACTGCTTCAACATTGTCATGGATGATGCCCTGCGGGAAAAATGTGCTACAATCAAGACGCTGAAGCTTCCTTATGATTCGATGGATGACTATGACTTACAGTTTGAGGGCCCTATCTGGTCAGGTTCTGGGCTTGCCTTTGGCTCTGACTCTGATGATTGTGTCTATGGTGGGCCTGACTATATTCTGGACTCAGATGAGTATGATGATTACTGTGATCCTTTCCGCTATCTTGACGGCGTCTATGAGTCTGAGCTTGGTCCAGAAGATCGGATGTTCCTCAAGGGTATGCGCATGCTAATGAGAGATGACAGCGACAGGGATTACTGA
- the LOC120711682 gene encoding putative F-box/LRR-repeat protein 23: MESARTCSQPEPEPAAPPSAAGGRDWSELPLDALVQVFARLGPVEILMGSGLACRSWLRAAREPELWRFVDMASHRVVEEMDGDVLRAIAEVAVDRAGGKMEAFSGKYFVTDDLLKYIGDRSASLKTLSLISCHEVSNKGFTELVKKSPLLEDLSLELCPKIGGRSVYESTGKACPRLRRFRLRRECFRFSLNYPRRVAEALGIAAMSGLRSLTLTSSNITNDELVAILDGCPHLDSLCLRDCYKVIADADLRAKCAGIKTLALPEYER; encoded by the exons ATGGAGTCTGCGAGGACTTGCTCCCAGCCCgagccggagccggcggcgccgccgtccgctgcCGGCGGCCGGGACTGGTCGGAGCTGCCGCTGGACGCGCTGGTGCAGGTCTTCGCCAGGCTCGGCCCCGTCGAGATCCTCATGGGCTCGGGGCTCGCGTGCCGCTCGTGGCTGCGGGCGGCCAGGGAGCCCGAGCTGTGGCGGTTCGTGGACATGGCGAGCCACAGGGTGGTGGAGGAGATGGACGGAGACGTCCTCCGCGCCATAGCGGAGGTGGCCGTCGACCGCGCCGGAGGGAAGATGGAGGCGTTCTCCGGGAAGTACTTTGTCACTGACGACCTTCTCAAGTACATAGGGGACAG GTCAGCATCTCTGAAAACCCTCAGCCTCATATCATGCCACGAGGTCTCCAACAAGGGATTCACCGAACTTGTCAAGAAGTCACCCCTGCTGGAGGACCTCTCCCTCGAGCTCTGCCCGAAAATCGGCGGTCGCAGCGTGTACGAGTCCACCGGCAAAGCGTGCCCCCGGCTGAGGCGTTTCAGGCTGCGCAGGGAGTGCTTCAGGTTCTCTTTAAACTACCCTCGGCGTGTCGCTGAAGCGCTCGGGATCGCGGCGATGAGCGGGCTACGAAGCCTCACCCTCACCAGCAGCAACATCACCAACGACGAGCTGGTGGCCATCCTCGACGGCTGCCCTCACCTGGACTCTCTCTGCCTGCGCGACTGCTACAAGGTCATCGCTGACGCCGACCTGAGAGCCAAGTGTGCCGGGATCAAGACGCTGGCGCTTCCTGAGTATGAGCGCTAG